A section of the Humulus lupulus chromosome 2, drHumLupu1.1, whole genome shotgun sequence genome encodes:
- the LOC133818936 gene encoding uncharacterized protein LOC133818936 isoform X2 has protein sequence MQLLDHHSRDPDIIKQLNTPSAQKRKTGEGSSLNPPSKVVRTTPPNQGRPSDQLVTIPRLTPPSISPSASLQTIWSTSLSEPFCIADEYGKELPDHTLHHTMTTQTYETLPRQIVEVVLHKGLAEIMTGLITISHAQHRAVDYEELVKVLNDQLVEAQTKIDILTKSEKDLQEKTEQAEKAVTDWDRSLKEFADENNKKIQANKRLTDQLVEKTQENEELKQDKENNLIVTKKSASTGSIRYGS, from the exons ATCCAGACATTATCAAGCAGTTAAACACTccctctgcccaaaagaggaagaCTGGTGAAGGTAGTAGCTTAAATCCTCCAAGCAAGGTTGTGAGGACTACACCGCCCAACCAGGGGAGACCGTCTGACCAGTTAGTCACTATCCCACGCTTGACTCCTCCATCTATTTCACCTTCTGCCAGCCTACAAACTATCTGGTCAACCAGCTTAAGTGAACCCTTTTGCATTGCTGATGAGTATGGAAAAGAGTTACCGGACCACACTCTTCACCACACAATGACAACACAGACCTATGAGACTCTACCCCGACAAATCGTTGAAGTTGTCCTTCACAAAGGCCTCGCTGAAATAATGACT GGACTCATCACTATTAGTCATGCTCAGCATCGAGCAGTTGACTATGAGGAGCtggtcaaggtcttgaatgatcaattggtggaagcccagacaAAGATTGATATTCTGACTAAGTCTgagaaagatctccaagaaaagacTGAGCAGGCAGAGAAAGCAGTTACTGACTGGGACAGATCTCTCAAAGAGTTCGCTGATGAGAACAACAAGAAAATTCAGGCCAACAAGAGGTTGACCGATCAGCTGGTTGAGAAAACTCAAGAGAATGAGGAGCTGAAACAAGACAAAGAAAATAATCTTATCGTTACgaagaaatctgcttcaactgGTTCTATCAGATATGGAAGTTAA